In Lolium rigidum isolate FL_2022 chromosome 7, APGP_CSIRO_Lrig_0.1, whole genome shotgun sequence, the DNA window ACTGCTACATGTAAAAATACCAAGGATGGTCCTGTGAACATCATACTAATAGATTGTCAGAAATAATTGTTTTTCTGTCTATATTTTTATAACCTATATATTGCGATCTATAATCATTCATCATTTTTTTATAACCTACATATTGCTGTCTATATGTGTTAAGCCAATAAACACTGTTTTAGGAACATAAAGAGGACATCACATAGAAAGGTCTCGGTAATTGTGAGAGCAGGACATAATAGACCATGAAAAGAGATATCTTGTATTCATACGACCTTAAAATGTGTTCTCCATTTTACAAGATGCAAGATAACAGCAATGTGTTACATAAAGGATGTATATCCTAAACAGAGCAATAGGTTGGGCCGTTGAGTTGTTAACTTAATATAAGTATATAGTGGGCAGTAAAGAAGTTCACAGAATATTAATTCAAATGTGACTGGATTAAAACAATATACCTACCACAGAATGAGACGGAAGCTTTTGAAGCCGTAAAGTCACTTCTGTAATTACCCCCAAAGTTCCTTCACTTCCAATGATCAACCGAGCAAGGTCATATCTGACATTCAACATGGTGGAAAGTTAAGAAAGTTGTCGAGATCAATACCAACAGCAGATGGTATAAGCTCATGTGCGAAGACATTATAGGAAAAGCAAGCAGTGCAACTACAATTCCCTTCCAAAAAAGCAAAGCATTTTACTCTTAAGAATCAGGTATACCCAGCTGCACTCTTTCGAGCCCGAGAACCGGTCTTGACAACATCACCATTTGGTAAAACAGCCTAAAGTACCAAGAGGAAGTTACTATTTGTATGCGAAGCCAAATGTAAAAGGAAAAATAGTCGAAGATAGCAAAAGGACCTGAAGATTGATCACATTGTCCCGCATAGTCCCATACCTAGAAACTAATTAGCAAATCATCAAAGTCATTCAACAGTAGTATCATCAGGCTATAATAAATAGCAGGTGAATCGTGCATGTTACagctgtactccctccgttccaacttAATTGAAGTTCAAGTTTTGACCTAAGTCAAAACttctttaagtttgaccaagtttatagaaAGACGTATGAACATCTACAACACCAAATTAGTTTCATTAGATCCACCATAGACTATATTTCCATACTATGTACATTCGAAGTTGTAGATATTAGCACATTTTTGTGTAGACTAGGTCAGACTGAAACATGTTGACTTAGGACAAAGCTAGAACTTCAATTAATTGGGAACATAGAGTTTACTTGTTTTTTGTGCAGATGAGGGGTTACAGATGCACTGTCGAAGCTTAAAAGTAGCCTATTATATGGATAATTACCTCGCAGCTAATGAACCAGAACATCGCGTAGCGCACATTCCACCAATAGTGGCTCCAGGTCCTGCAAATCAGACCAATGTACATGAGCTGATGAGCTACTAAGCTGGTGCAAAACCAAGAAGCTTGTGATGCTACTTTAGACATAGAAAGATGGGCGAACTTCAGAGAAACTAGTGATACTACAAACATGCATAATTATCTCCCTGAAACAAAATATGGACGTAACACCTAAATGCCTGGAGAATGCGACCAGGCTACACAAATTAGTCGCAGACTTATCTGGTCAGCTTACTATAATTTTGAATTAGGTTATGCCAATATGGATTTCATATGTATGGCTGAAAAGGTAAAAGAACAAAATAAATTTGAAGGGAAAAGTGAACAAGCAGCTTGCCTGGGTCAAGAGGGAAAAAAAGGCCATGGGGTTTCAGGTATTCATTCAGTTCTATCCATCCAACTCCTGGTTCAACAACTACATCCATATCCTCGATATGCAGGGATTTGATGTTCTGTGATGAATTTATGATACATTAGAATAGATGGTATTAGCAGATAAAGAAATCTGTATCCTGCATGTATGGCTCTCTACTAAGAAAGTGGTTGCTTGTTTGGCATAACAAAGTACAGTAAAAAAAGATGATGTGTCAAATAAACACTTTTTAGGTTATAGCAGGATTTTAATTTATTCTAGAGTTTCATCATTGTTAACGTTATAATTGCATGCTTCTTTATTATATAGCTTGATATTTACCTTCATTGAAGACATGTCAATGCAAACACCACCATGAGGTGCTAAAGTGTGGCCCTCAATTGATGTAGCCCCACCATATGGTACAATTGGCACCTGTCcaagaaaaataagaaacaaacacCACTCAGTGTTACTGAAATGAAAACTACCAACTCTTTCCAGACTTCAGCAGCAAACACACAAAGAAGCTATATAACGTCCACTATAGCATGCTGTTTGAAACTTCTGTTTCTATTTCTCTCTACAGGATCATATGACATCCTAATAAACTTAATTAAGCACATAAAATGGAGAACTTCAGACAGATCAGTTCCACGATCTGATGAAAAAGCACTTTCCAAAGTCAATTGAAACAATAAATATGACTACTCTGAGCTATTATCAACAGCTAGTTattccaaaataaataaaaacatataCAGTGAGGAAACTCACTGTTCAGGCTTCAAAACAAAATTTATCAACAGCTAGCTGAGCTCAATCATGGAACCTGGGATGTTGTTGCTATACAATGCAAATAAGTCGACAAATTCCTTTGCCAATGAATGGAAGAGCACCATTGCTACAATACCTCGTACTTGTTACAAGCCATCACAATCCTCCGTACCTCATCCTGGGACCTGCAAACCAATGATAGAAGCATTACAACATATAGAACAAGCCGTGACAGCCAAACCCGGCCAGAGGACGAATTTATCATTGAGTGTGAGGTGAGATCACTTTGGGAAGACGACGACGTCGGGCACGTTGACCGATTTGTGGAAGCTGTTCTGCGGCGTCCCGTGGAAGCTCCTCTCTTCGAGGTCCACTGTCAGGTTCTCCTGAAAAACAGCAGTACACCCAGCCATTTAGTCCCGTCGAATTAGTCACCGGCCGGCAAAAGCAACAAACAGTTGGCGCGCTTGCAATGGCAGCAGGAGGGCAGCACACTCAAACTCGCTTACTCACCCCGAGGAAGGAGGCGAGCTCGTCGACGAAATCCTGCGGCACCCGCTTGCGCTCCCCGCGCACCACCAGCTCGGTGCTCTCCTTGCCGCCGACCCTGAACCGAAAAAAATCAACGGACGCGCGCGCACAAGGCGCGGGTCGTCAGCTCGGTTCATCCCCAATGCGGAAAGTGACGGAAGGGGCGACCGAGCGAGTGGTTTGGGTCGGGTGGGCATGAGCTAACCGGTGGTCGCGGCCGTCGGAGTCGCAGAAGGCGACGGTGGCGGTTGTTCCGCCTGCTgcagcggctgcggctgcggcggcgaggaaggagaggaaggcGGGGAGGCCCCGTGTGGGGCTGGGGGAGGGTTCCTGGGGCTGGGGGAGGGGCTGGGTGGAGAGTGGGAGGCGGAGGGCGGAGAGTGGGAGGAGCGCGCGGCGGGGCCGGGAGaggcggaggagggaggcggccatGGATGGTAGCGGAGTGAGATGCTTGGTGGGGTAACCTGATACAGTGAATTGTGGGCTCGCTGAAAAAGAGTACTCTAGAGTCGTGCTCGTCTCGTCTACGTCTCGCTGCGGCCGGCAAGATAACggggaattttattttttgcccCTATTTACTTTGCCACTCTATGATTTGACCTCAATTACCTTGTACTTTCTCTTTTGCCACGAATTACTTTGGCACTCCATTATTTGCCCCTTTTGTTGCTTTCTTTTGTTTTGACGATCTAAGCAACACGTGAAAGGCGAATCTACCCCTGGATGAAGCTGAACCAAATTGATTTCCTTTTCTCCTCTGCTGAGAACGGGAAGAACCCAGGGCGTTGCCGCCAGCGCTGCCGTATGTCGGTTGCCGCTGCACCTCCCCGCAAATCGCTGCATCCCAGCCACTCCTTGCTCTACCACCAACGCCGCCAGCAAGCTGCTGTGTCTGCTCTGCCGGCGATTTAGGCCCGGACGCTTTGAACCGGACGAGCCGAACCAGAGGAACCAAATCGCTCGCTCTTCTCGCTCCCCTTGGCGGCGACGTGCACAGAGGCGGCGGAGGTGACCTCGTCCCGTCGAGCGCCGGCTTCTAGCCGATGTT includes these proteins:
- the LOC124674338 gene encoding D-lactate dehydrogenase [cytochrome], mitochondrial-like, with translation MAASLLRLSRPRRALLPLSALRLPLSTQPLPQPQEPSPSPTRGLPAFLSFLAAAAAAAAAGGTTATVAFCDSDGRDHRVGGKESTELVVRGERKRVPQDFVDELASFLGENLTVDLEERSFHGTPQNSFHKSVNVPDVVVFPKSQDEVRRIVMACNKYEVPIVPYGGATSIEGHTLAPHGGVCIDMSSMKNIKSLHIEDMDVVVEPGVGWIELNEYLKPHGLFFPLDPGPGATIGGMCATRCSGSLAARYGTMRDNVINLQAVLPNGDVVKTGSRARKSAAGYDLARLIIGSEGTLGVITEVTLRLQKLPSHSVVAMCNFQTIKDAADVAIATMLSGIQVSRVELLDEVQIRAINLANGKSLPEVPTLMFEFIGTEAYALEQTLLVQKIAAEHHGSDFVFVEEPNAKEELWKIRKEALWAGFAMKPDHEAMITDVCVPLSRLAECISVSKRLLDASPLTCLVIAHAGDGNFHTIILFEPSQEDQRQEAERLNHFMVHTALSMEGTCTGEHGVGTGKMKYLEKELGIESLRTMKRIKAALDPNNIMNPGKLIPPHVCI